In Nerophis lumbriciformis linkage group LG14, RoL_Nlum_v2.1, whole genome shotgun sequence, a single genomic region encodes these proteins:
- the mccc1 gene encoding methylcrotonoyl-CoA carboxylase subunit alpha, mitochondrial isoform X1: MAAVILSSPTVQSLRIFTQNQLWTKRGVRLVSGGVGRIEKVLIANRGEIACRVMRTAKKMGVRSVAVYSDADRQSMHVAMADEAYHIGPPASQQSYLCMEKVLDVAKKSGSHAVHPGYGFLSENTEFAEACKQNGIIFIGPPSSAIRDMGIKSTSKHIMSAAGVPIIGGYHGDDQSNERLQAEAIKIGYPVMIKAVRGGGGKGMRIARTDADFLEQLESARREARKSFNDDVMLIEKFVEDPRHVEVQVFGDMHGNAVYLFERDCSVQRRHQKIIEEAPGPGISTEVRKKLGEAAVKAAKAVNYVGAGTVEFIMDAQHNFYFMEMNTRLQVEHPVSEMITGTDLVEWQLRVAAGERLPLLQNDIILGGHSFEARIYAEDPNNDFLPGAGPLLHLSTPAPDQHTRIETGVREGDEVSAHYDPMIAKLVVWGEDRAAALKKLRYCLRQYNIVGLSTNIDFLLSLSGHPEFEAGNVTTSFIPQHYADLFPAPRAPSGATVCQAALGLLLEERRHTQNFTQTSTDPFSPFGSSSGWRLNTHFHRSLTLQLGDKKVDVFVTYNKDGSYTMQLDQEVFHVTGEVEMEGGASFLHCSVNGAKSRPKLVILDNTIHLFSTEGSSEVSLPLPKYLAGVSGSAAAGGAVAPMTGTIEKVLVKAGDRVNVGDPLMVMIAMKMEHTIRAPKCGVIKKVFFTEGSQADRHAPLVDLEEDSEEAAGGQ, translated from the exons ATGGCTGCTGTCATTCTAAGTTCCCCAACTGTGCAAAGTCTAAGGATATTCACACA AAATCAATTATGGACCAAAAGAGGAGTGAGACTTGTTTCAGGAG GGGTTGGACGGATAGAGAAGGTCCTCATCGCCAATCGAGGAGAGATCGCTTGTCGTGTGATGCGCACCGCCAAGAAAATGGGTGTCCGCTCTGTGGCTGTGTACAGTGACGCTGACAGACAGTCCATGCATGTTGCCATG GCAGATGAAGCCTACCACATTGGCCCGCCAGCTTCCCAGCAGAGCTACCTCTGCATGGAAAAGGTTTTGGATGTTGCCAAAAAGTCTGGCTCGCAT GCAGTCCACCCTGGGTATGGCTTTCTGTCAGAAAACACAGAGTTTGCAGAGGCGTGTAAACAGAATGGAATCATCTTCATTGGACCGCCATCCTCCGCCATCCGGGACATGGGCATTAAAAG CACATCAAAACACATCATGTCAGCTGCAGGGGTGCCGATCATTGGAGGTTACCATGGAGATGACCAGTCAAATGAGAGACTGCAAGCAGAGGCTATAAAAATTGGCTACCCTGTGATGATCAAGGCGGTCCGTGGAGGAGGAGGCAAG GGCATGCGCATTGCACGGACCGACGCGGACTTCTTGGAGCAGCTGGAATCTGCAAGACGAGAGGCCAGAAAATCATTCAACGACGATGTCATGCTGATTGAGAAGTTCGTCGAGGATCCCAG ACATGTGGAGGTTCAGGTGTTTGGGGACATGCATGGCAACGCTGTATACCTCTTTGAGAGGGACTGCAGCGTCCAGAGGAGACATCAGAAGATCATAGAGGAAGCACCAGGA cccGGCATCAGTACTGAGGTGAGGAAGAAACTTGGAGAAGCGGCCGTGAAAGCAGCCAAGGCTGTCAACTATGTAGGAGCAG GTACAGTCGAGTTCATCATGGACGCCCAGCATAACTTCTACTTCATGGAGATGAACACCAGGCTGCAGGTGGAACATCCTGTCTCTGAGATGATAACTGGCACGGACTTGGTGGAGTGGCAGCTCAGG GTGGCAGCAGGGGAGCGCCTACCTCTCCTTCAGAATGACATCATCTTAGGCGGTCACTCTTTTGAGGCCCGTATTTACGCAGAGGATCCAAACAATGATTTTCTCCCGGGAGCGGGGCCTCTGCTACATCTCTCCACACCTGCGCCAGACCAGCACACACGCATAGAGACTGGAGTCAGAGAAG GGGACGAGGTGTCTGCTCATTATGACCCAATGATAGCCAAGCTTGTGGTGTGGGGGGAAGACCGCGCTGCTGCCTTAAAGAAGCTGCGCTACTGCTTGAGGCAGTACAAT ATTGTGGGGCTGAGCACCAACATCGATTTCTTGTTGAGTCTCTCGGGTCACCCAGAGTTTGAGGCGGGAAACGTGACCACCAGCTTCATCCCTCAACACTACGCAGATCTCTTCCCCGCACCGAGAGCTCCCTCTGGGGCAACAGTCTGTCAGGCCGCCCTGGGGCTGTTACTCGAGGAGAGAAGGCACACTCAGAACTTCACACAGACATCCACAG ATCCTTTCTCTCCATTTGGCTCCAGTAGTGGCTGGAGGCTGAACACACATTTCCACAGGAGCTTGACGCTGCAACTGGGAGACAAGA AGGTGGATGTATTTGTCACGTACAACAAAGATGGAAGCTACACAATGCAG CTGGACCAGGAGGTGTTCCACGTGACAGGGGAGGTGGAGATGGAGGGCGGAGCTTCTTTTCTGCACTGTTCCGTAAACGGTGCAAAGTCTCGACCCAAACTGGTGATCTTGGATAACACAATTCATCTTTTCTCCACG GAGGGCAGCTCAGAGGTTTCTCTTCCACTTCCAAAGTATCTTGCTGGTGTGAGCGGCTCTGCTGCTGCAGGTGGCGCTGTGGCACCGATGACTGGCACCATTGAGAAG gtGCTGGTGAAGGctggtgacagagtgaatgttGGCGACCCGCTGATGGTCATGATTGCCATGAAGATGGAG CACACCATCCGTGCACCCAAGTGTGGTGTGATCAAGAAGGTGTTCTTCACTGAAGGCTCTCAGGCCGACCGTCACGCTCCTCTGGTGGACTTGGAGGAGGACTCTGAGGAGGCAGCAGGTGGTCAGTAG
- the lamp3 gene encoding lysosome-associated membrane glycoprotein 3 has translation MPGGDRGGWSVLFLAAIIPGMHLRGSEESVFAVPNLEDGSDRPVLQPSQVLPQIGTYTLAKPGGELCVKATLGAQYIVTLKKKRWYYNLDPSEVLSSGYCHKETAVLSLTLRNDAASLQFHFKKEKNIFYVTKLTASVSPRPLCLGCTNKTYSGLVEHDRLFAASFGQSFGCKSANVLHTSSEMSLRLVPLQVQAFSVPGGRYGEDVECLADLNKRVLPIVLGAVVIGLLLISALTFLLVRDRHGYDSL, from the exons GTATGCACCTACGAGGAAGCGAAGAATCCGTGTTTGCAGTTCCAAACTTGGAGGACGGATCAGACAGACCAGTCCTCCAGCCCTCTCAGGTCCTCCCTCAGATAG GAACATACACACTGGCTAAACCTGGGGGGGAACTCTGCGTGAAAGCCACCCTTGGAGCGCAGTACATCGTCACCTTAAAGAAG AAGAGATGGTACTACAACTTGGACCCTTCCGAGGTCCTGTCCAGTGGTTACTGTCACAAGGAAACTGCCGTCCTCTCTCTCACACTACGCAATGATGCCGCCAGCCTGCAGTTTCACTTCAAAAAG gagaaaaatattttcTACGTCACCAAGCTGACTGCGTCTGTGTCTCCTCGGCCTCTCTGCTTAGGATGTACTA ATAAGACTTATTCTGGATTGGTGGAACATGACAGGCTGTTTGCTGCATCCTTTGGTCAAAGCTTCGGGTGCAAATCAGCAAATGTGCTCCACACTTCTTCAGAAATGAGCCTCAGGCTGGTGCCTCTGCAAGTGCAAGCCTTCAGCGTACCTGGCGGACGTTATGGAGAAG ATGTGGAGTGTTTGGCAGATTTGAACAAAAGGGTCCTTCCCATTGTCCTTGGGGCCGTTGTGATTGGACTCTTGCTGATCTCTGCTCTGACCTTCTTATTGGTTAGAGACAGACATGGCTATGACAGCCTCTGA
- the mccc1 gene encoding methylcrotonoyl-CoA carboxylase subunit alpha, mitochondrial isoform X2 has translation MRTAKKMGVRSVAVYSDADRQSMHVAMADEAYHIGPPASQQSYLCMEKVLDVAKKSGSHAVHPGYGFLSENTEFAEACKQNGIIFIGPPSSAIRDMGIKSTSKHIMSAAGVPIIGGYHGDDQSNERLQAEAIKIGYPVMIKAVRGGGGKGMRIARTDADFLEQLESARREARKSFNDDVMLIEKFVEDPRHVEVQVFGDMHGNAVYLFERDCSVQRRHQKIIEEAPGPGISTEVRKKLGEAAVKAAKAVNYVGAGTVEFIMDAQHNFYFMEMNTRLQVEHPVSEMITGTDLVEWQLRVAAGERLPLLQNDIILGGHSFEARIYAEDPNNDFLPGAGPLLHLSTPAPDQHTRIETGVREGDEVSAHYDPMIAKLVVWGEDRAAALKKLRYCLRQYNIVGLSTNIDFLLSLSGHPEFEAGNVTTSFIPQHYADLFPAPRAPSGATVCQAALGLLLEERRHTQNFTQTSTDPFSPFGSSSGWRLNTHFHRSLTLQLGDKKVDVFVTYNKDGSYTMQLDQEVFHVTGEVEMEGGASFLHCSVNGAKSRPKLVILDNTIHLFSTEGSSEVSLPLPKYLAGVSGSAAAGGAVAPMTGTIEKVLVKAGDRVNVGDPLMVMIAMKMEHTIRAPKCGVIKKVFFTEGSQADRHAPLVDLEEDSEEAAGGQ, from the exons ATGCGCACCGCCAAGAAAATGGGTGTCCGCTCTGTGGCTGTGTACAGTGACGCTGACAGACAGTCCATGCATGTTGCCATG GCAGATGAAGCCTACCACATTGGCCCGCCAGCTTCCCAGCAGAGCTACCTCTGCATGGAAAAGGTTTTGGATGTTGCCAAAAAGTCTGGCTCGCAT GCAGTCCACCCTGGGTATGGCTTTCTGTCAGAAAACACAGAGTTTGCAGAGGCGTGTAAACAGAATGGAATCATCTTCATTGGACCGCCATCCTCCGCCATCCGGGACATGGGCATTAAAAG CACATCAAAACACATCATGTCAGCTGCAGGGGTGCCGATCATTGGAGGTTACCATGGAGATGACCAGTCAAATGAGAGACTGCAAGCAGAGGCTATAAAAATTGGCTACCCTGTGATGATCAAGGCGGTCCGTGGAGGAGGAGGCAAG GGCATGCGCATTGCACGGACCGACGCGGACTTCTTGGAGCAGCTGGAATCTGCAAGACGAGAGGCCAGAAAATCATTCAACGACGATGTCATGCTGATTGAGAAGTTCGTCGAGGATCCCAG ACATGTGGAGGTTCAGGTGTTTGGGGACATGCATGGCAACGCTGTATACCTCTTTGAGAGGGACTGCAGCGTCCAGAGGAGACATCAGAAGATCATAGAGGAAGCACCAGGA cccGGCATCAGTACTGAGGTGAGGAAGAAACTTGGAGAAGCGGCCGTGAAAGCAGCCAAGGCTGTCAACTATGTAGGAGCAG GTACAGTCGAGTTCATCATGGACGCCCAGCATAACTTCTACTTCATGGAGATGAACACCAGGCTGCAGGTGGAACATCCTGTCTCTGAGATGATAACTGGCACGGACTTGGTGGAGTGGCAGCTCAGG GTGGCAGCAGGGGAGCGCCTACCTCTCCTTCAGAATGACATCATCTTAGGCGGTCACTCTTTTGAGGCCCGTATTTACGCAGAGGATCCAAACAATGATTTTCTCCCGGGAGCGGGGCCTCTGCTACATCTCTCCACACCTGCGCCAGACCAGCACACACGCATAGAGACTGGAGTCAGAGAAG GGGACGAGGTGTCTGCTCATTATGACCCAATGATAGCCAAGCTTGTGGTGTGGGGGGAAGACCGCGCTGCTGCCTTAAAGAAGCTGCGCTACTGCTTGAGGCAGTACAAT ATTGTGGGGCTGAGCACCAACATCGATTTCTTGTTGAGTCTCTCGGGTCACCCAGAGTTTGAGGCGGGAAACGTGACCACCAGCTTCATCCCTCAACACTACGCAGATCTCTTCCCCGCACCGAGAGCTCCCTCTGGGGCAACAGTCTGTCAGGCCGCCCTGGGGCTGTTACTCGAGGAGAGAAGGCACACTCAGAACTTCACACAGACATCCACAG ATCCTTTCTCTCCATTTGGCTCCAGTAGTGGCTGGAGGCTGAACACACATTTCCACAGGAGCTTGACGCTGCAACTGGGAGACAAGA AGGTGGATGTATTTGTCACGTACAACAAAGATGGAAGCTACACAATGCAG CTGGACCAGGAGGTGTTCCACGTGACAGGGGAGGTGGAGATGGAGGGCGGAGCTTCTTTTCTGCACTGTTCCGTAAACGGTGCAAAGTCTCGACCCAAACTGGTGATCTTGGATAACACAATTCATCTTTTCTCCACG GAGGGCAGCTCAGAGGTTTCTCTTCCACTTCCAAAGTATCTTGCTGGTGTGAGCGGCTCTGCTGCTGCAGGTGGCGCTGTGGCACCGATGACTGGCACCATTGAGAAG gtGCTGGTGAAGGctggtgacagagtgaatgttGGCGACCCGCTGATGGTCATGATTGCCATGAAGATGGAG CACACCATCCGTGCACCCAAGTGTGGTGTGATCAAGAAGGTGTTCTTCACTGAAGGCTCTCAGGCCGACCGTCACGCTCCTCTGGTGGACTTGGAGGAGGACTCTGAGGAGGCAGCAGGTGGTCAGTAG